A part of Prolixibacteraceae bacterium genomic DNA contains:
- a CDS encoding SusC/RagA family TonB-linked outer membrane protein, translating to MKKYILSILLSIICTVTAIAQQVSGVVLDRNGDPMKGVKVSVVSTKSIHTLTDDSGIFILETADPYIEINYADRMVKRVWAKEQNNQIILEENDLLIESQVEAILKRTSTAATSSVTYNELHRNASNNVESLYQGYLTGLYNKNVRGQGSALQIVDGLERTIENVNPEDIESVTVLKDAAALALYGVRGANGAIVVTTKRGAYNSFNIKADYKRGQITAINNPKMLDAAGYATAVNEALYYDNYYGVDPATIPAGVNQMFSRYSQQQIDYYRNGAGDGYDADLYPNVDWVGEGTRNHAVNNVFNMTFDGGGKNIRYYTNINYQNNKEFLNPDYAERSGKYDTQFRDYQLNVRTNLDIDITKSTLVRVDLNGRLVENTAPNLGTYKKNNKDVRYDDSKAYEWLFATPSLAFPVRTTSDQWGGDEIYKRNPIAINSNKGFYQTTMRMFRSNFSVEQDLSVLTKGLKASAGIAYDNTGIYQKTGSQTYAYETNQLILNPASGLLEKQSTVIGENGAFNESVKGLKTQYIRYAIKGNLSWNRAFGQHNINTVLQYRRESNNPTGTYTTRENTVGVVNYNYGNRYFLDMSLNYSGSSKLPKGDKFKLYPSISAGWAPIMDTDKTLGYLKIRGSYGRVGYDNVPRLYMDKQYWVTGTGYSLFGPNAKIGTSGSLKEGTIANPNYTIVDDTKYNVGVDGVLFNNLSFTADAFYTQRRDAYVDSQNIISEVLGVPAPQVNKGSTDYKGLELGLNYQKDGKDFSYYIGATTTYQVSEIIENGEKFPVEPYLTRKGNRVGQHYGLESIGYFNSWEEINDPTTPRQFFSDVRPGDVRYKDQNGDGKVNELDVVKIGQTSTPQIYGGIYFGMEYKGFGVDVMLRYATMFDVHQSNGQIYQPLRGKNNISDWYYTDGNVRWTETTKDQANLPRLSTLNNANNYQKSTQWLEDGSFLNISNVKVYYTLPKNWVKQIKLEELKVYVAGNDLYTFDHIKYKGTKLEERRSLFAGIEIKF from the coding sequence ATGAAAAAATATATATTATCGATACTCTTATCGATCATTTGTACCGTTACAGCGATTGCACAGCAGGTTAGCGGTGTGGTGTTAGATCGTAATGGAGACCCTATGAAAGGCGTCAAAGTTTCTGTGGTAAGTACTAAATCAATTCATACTTTAACAGACGACAGTGGTATCTTTATTCTTGAAACCGCAGATCCATATATTGAGATAAATTATGCCGATCGTATGGTCAAAAGAGTGTGGGCGAAAGAACAGAATAATCAAATAATTCTTGAAGAGAACGACTTGTTGATTGAGAGTCAAGTAGAGGCGATATTGAAAAGAACATCTACTGCTGCAACAAGTTCAGTAACCTATAATGAATTACATCGCAATGCATCAAATAATGTGGAGTCACTATATCAAGGCTATTTAACAGGGCTTTATAATAAAAATGTTCGTGGTCAAGGTAGTGCACTTCAGATTGTAGATGGTTTAGAAAGAACGATCGAAAATGTAAACCCAGAAGATATTGAGTCGGTTACTGTATTGAAAGATGCAGCAGCCTTGGCTTTATATGGTGTAAGAGGTGCGAATGGAGCGATTGTTGTAACGACCAAAAGAGGTGCGTATAACAGTTTTAATATTAAAGCAGATTATAAACGCGGTCAGATTACTGCGATCAATAACCCTAAAATGTTGGATGCTGCAGGATATGCCACTGCTGTAAACGAAGCGCTTTACTATGACAACTACTATGGGGTTGATCCTGCAACTATACCTGCAGGAGTGAATCAAATGTTCTCTAGATATTCTCAGCAACAGATTGACTACTATCGTAATGGGGCAGGTGATGGCTATGATGCAGACTTGTATCCAAACGTAGATTGGGTCGGAGAAGGAACACGCAACCATGCTGTGAATAATGTTTTTAACATGACTTTTGATGGCGGAGGTAAGAATATTCGTTATTACACAAATATCAATTATCAAAACAACAAAGAGTTCTTGAATCCTGATTATGCAGAAAGAAGTGGTAAGTATGATACACAATTTAGAGATTATCAGCTAAATGTAAGAACCAATTTAGATATTGATATTACAAAGTCAACATTAGTTCGTGTAGATCTGAATGGTCGTCTAGTGGAAAATACTGCACCTAATTTGGGAACATATAAGAAAAACAATAAAGATGTACGATATGATGACTCGAAAGCTTACGAATGGTTATTTGCTACTCCTTCATTGGCTTTCCCTGTTAGAACGACCTCTGATCAATGGGGTGGTGATGAGATTTATAAGAGAAATCCAATAGCGATTAATTCTAATAAAGGTTTTTACCAAACCACCATGAGAATGTTTAGGTCAAACTTCAGTGTGGAACAAGATCTATCCGTATTAACAAAAGGGTTAAAAGCTTCTGCTGGTATTGCGTATGATAACACGGGCATATATCAGAAGACAGGCTCTCAGACTTATGCTTATGAAACCAATCAACTCATTTTAAACCCTGCGTCTGGACTACTTGAAAAACAAAGTACTGTTATTGGGGAAAATGGAGCATTTAATGAAAGCGTGAAGGGGCTTAAAACACAGTATATCCGTTATGCGATAAAAGGTAATCTGTCTTGGAATCGTGCTTTTGGTCAACACAATATCAATACTGTTTTACAGTACAGAAGAGAGTCGAATAACCCTACTGGTACTTATACAACCAGAGAAAATACCGTTGGGGTAGTGAACTACAACTATGGCAATCGATATTTCTTAGATATGTCTTTGAATTATAGTGGGTCGAGTAAATTGCCTAAGGGAGATAAATTCAAATTATATCCTTCTATATCTGCTGGATGGGCCCCAATAATGGATACTGATAAAACATTAGGTTACCTTAAGATTCGTGGTTCCTATGGACGTGTTGGATATGATAATGTCCCTAGATTGTATATGGATAAGCAGTATTGGGTTACAGGTACAGGCTATAGTCTTTTTGGCCCCAATGCAAAGATTGGCACTAGTGGATCATTAAAAGAAGGAACCATTGCCAATCCAAATTATACAATTGTTGACGATACAAAGTATAATGTAGGTGTGGATGGTGTACTATTTAACAACCTATCGTTCACTGCCGACGCATTTTATACTCAAAGACGTGATGCTTACGTTGATTCACAAAATATCATTTCTGAAGTATTGGGTGTTCCTGCTCCTCAAGTAAACAAAGGGTCTACCGACTATAAAGGACTTGAGTTAGGGTTGAACTATCAAAAGGATGGGAAGGATTTCTCTTATTATATTGGAGCTACTACAACATATCAAGTGTCGGAGATAATTGAGAATGGAGAAAAATTCCCTGTAGAGCCTTATTTGACGCGTAAAGGAAACCGTGTAGGACAACATTATGGTTTAGAGTCAATAGGTTACTTTAATTCATGGGAGGAGATTAATGATCCAACTACTCCAAGACAATTTTTCTCAGATGTTCGCCCTGGAGATGTTCGTTATAAAGACCAAAACGGGGATGGTAAAGTCAATGAATTAGATGTGGTTAAGATTGGTCAAACAAGCACACCTCAGATCTATGGTGGAATTTACTTTGGAATGGAGTATAAAGGATTCGGGGTTGATGTAATGTTGCGTTATGCTACCATGTTTGATGTACACCAAAGCAATGGACAAATATACCAACCTCTTAGAGGCAAGAACAATATCTCGGATTGGTACTACACTGATGGGAATGTACGATGGACAGAAACGACCAAAGATCAAGCAAACTTACCTCGTTTGTCTACGCTGAACAATGCAAACAATTACCAGAAAAGCACGCAATGGCTAGAAGATGGATCTTTCCTTAACATCTCTAACGTGAAGGTATACTATACGCTTCCAAAGAACTGGGTGAAGCAAATAAAACTTGAGGAGTTGAAGGTGTATGTAGCAGGTAATGATCTTTATACTTTTGATCATATTAAATATAAAGGTACTAAATTAGAAGAGAGAAGAAGTCTTTTTGCAGGTATCGAGATTAAATTTTAA